Part of the Streptomyces sp. NBC_01217 genome, CTGGCACCTGCGCAAAGTCATGGCGGACCGCGAGATGTTCTCCACTACCGACCTGCTGCCTCCACTGAAGGAACGCGGCATCACGCTGTCCACGAGCCAGGTCTACCGGCTCGTTGTTGAGCGACCCGAGCGACTCAGCCTGAAGATCCTCATGGCCCTGATGGACATCCTGGACTGCACCATGGACGACCTCATCGAGCCGATCGCCGGGGCCAGCGTCGCGACGAAGCCGAAGAAGGCCGCCGCAGGCGGGACCGCGGTCTCCGACGGTGTCGGTGACCTGCGGCCAAAGCGTGCTCGCATCCGGGGAGTTGACCGGTGAACGGTACTGCGGAGGAAGTCCTCGCGGACCCGGTCGGCCTGGTGGTGCGGCTCGTCGGCAACGTCGAGAAGCGCCTGGACGCCGCCCAGGTCCGCGACATTGTCTGCACGGTGGTACGTGCACGAGCCGGTCGCCGCAGCCTCGCCCAGGCACTGCACGACGACCCGTCACTCTTGCGGACCGGGCGGCCACCGGCGCCCTACTGCGTGGCGAAACTACTGATGGCCCTGCACGAGGCCGGCGCCCAGGACATCGCACTGCCCCGCTGCGGCGAGTG contains:
- a CDS encoding helix-turn-helix domain-containing protein → MVAKLDYRWHLRKVMADREMFSTTDLLPPLKERGITLSTSQVYRLVVERPERLSLKILMALMDILDCTMDDLIEPIAGASVATKPKKAAAGGTAVSDGVGDLRPKRARIRGVDR